The following proteins are co-located in the Triplophysa dalaica isolate WHDGS20190420 chromosome 2, ASM1584641v1, whole genome shotgun sequence genome:
- the LOC130437005 gene encoding NLR family CARD domain-containing protein 3-like isoform X1 gives MEGTSSSFSTHSWRKSDLQEETEDVKQDCLDESVDDVLQRVKEKHKSIMKNKYENLFEGIKAQENQTLLKRIYTQLYIIEGESEGVNEEHEVLHMEKKPRRTQDLQDSPIYCNDIFKAQSHQREKIKSVLTKGIAGIGKTVSVHKFILDWAEGTANQDVDFMFLLPFRELNLIGEHRYSLHKLLLDFHPELQDVDSKIYEECKVVFIFDGLDESRMTLMFSDSEKVSDVTDTSSVAVLMSNLMKGDLLPSALIWITSRPAAANQIPSKYITLVTEIQGFNDAQKEEYFRKRISDEHQASRIMSHIRRARSLHIMCHIPVFCWISSTVLQKILTQDHSEEIPKTLSEMYIHFLLIQMKMKNEKYDPERDPEINREVIVKLAEVAFEQLMKGNVMFYEEDLRECGIDITDASLYSGICTEIFKEESVIHQRKIYSFIHLSLQEFLAAFYVFYYYVIKITDTLQFFDVVHTLHKEAADKALESETGHLDLFLRFLLGISLESNQRLLQDLLTQTLDTSQAIKKTTQYFKDQIKSNDGLSAERSINLFLCLSEVNDQTLYREIEEFVRSDKHSEKKLSAAHCSAIVYMLQMSEEVMDEFDLKKYNTTQEGRRRLTPAVNNCTRALLADCNLNDRSCEIVASALESLNSPLRELDVSNNDLQDSGVKLISDTLKNTNCHLQILRLSGCMVTDEGCCYLASALSSNPSHLRELDLSYNHPQHSTLQLLAYQDDPNYTLNNLNLDHGGHFRIIPGLRKYVCDLTLDPNTANVRLVLSEENMKIMYVKEPQSYPDHPERFEHFEQILCREGLTGRCYWEVDWTGYADVSVTYKGIGRRGGGDDCRFGWNANSWSLFCTADIFSVWHNNKNIYISAPSPPSNRVGVYLDWQAGALSFYSVSDTHTLTHLHTFNTTFTQPLYAGFRLFPKSSVTLCQIEQPTVRNI, from the exons ATGGAAGGAACCAGTTCCTCTTTTTCCACTCACAGCTGGAGAAAATCAGACCTGCAGGAGGAGACTGAAGACGTGAAGCAGGATTGTCTTGATGAATCAGTGGATGATGTTCTGCAGAgagtgaaagaaaaacacaaaagcatcatGAAGAACAAGTATGAGAATTTATTTGAAGGAATCAAAGCACAGGAGAATCAAACGCTCCTGAAGAGAATTTACACACAGCTGTACATcatagagggagagagtgaaggaGTGAATGAAGAACATGAGGTTTTACACATGGAGAAAAAGCCCAGAAGAACACAAGACTTACAAGACTCTCCAATCTActgcaatgacatctttaaagctCAATCACATCAAAGAGAAAAAATCAAGAGTGTTCTTACTAAAGGCATcgctggaattggaaaaacagtctctgtgcacaAGTTCATTCTGGATTGGGCCGAGGGAACAGCCAATCAGGACGTAGATTTCATGTTCCTGCTTCCGTTTCGAGAGCTGAACTTGATTGGAGAGCATCGCTACAGTCTTCACAAACTTCTGCTGGACTTTCATCCTGAACTTCAAGATGTGGACTCAAAGATTTATGAGGAGTGTAAAGTtgtgttcatctttgatggtctggatgAAAGCAGAATGACTCTGATGTTTTCAGACAGTGAGAAAGTTTCTGATGTGACTGACACTTCATCAGTGGCTGTGTTGATGTCAAACCTCATGAAAGGAGATCTGCTtccctctgctctcatctggatcacctccagaccagcagcagccaatcagatcccCTCCAAATACATCACGCTTGTGACAGAAATCCAGGGATTCAACGACGCTCAGAAGGAGGAATatttcaggaagagaatcaGCGACGAGCATCAAGCCAGCAGAATCATGTCACACATTAGAAGAGCGAGAAGCCtccacatcatgtgtcacataccAGTCTTCTGTTGGATCTCATCCACTGTGCTTCAGAAGATCCTGACACAAGATCACAGTGAAGAAATCCCCAAAACTCTGAGTGAAATGTACATCCACTTCCTGCTGAttcagatgaagatgaagaatgAGAAGTATGATCCAGAAAGAGATCCAGAGATCAACAGAGAAGTGATTGTGAAACTAGCTGAAGTGGCTTTCGAACAGCTGATGAAGGGCAATGTGATGTTCTATGAGGAGGATCTGAGAGAGTGTGGGATAGACATCACTGACGCCTCGCTGTATTCTGGCATCTGTACTGAGATCTTTAAGGAGGAATCTGTCATTCATCAGAGGAAGATCTACAGCTTCATACATCTCAGTCTTCAGGAGTTCCTCGCTGCGTTCTACGTGTTTTACTATTATGTTATCAAAATTACAGACACTTTACAGTTTTTTGATGTAGTTCACACTTTGCATAAAGAAGCAGCAGATAAAGCTCTTGAGAGTGAAACTGGTCATCTGGATCTTTTCTTGAGATTTCTGTTGGGCATCTCACTGGAGTCCAATCAGAGACTCTTACAGGATCTACTGACACAAACACTGGACACATCACAAGCCATCAAGAAAACCACACAGTACTTtaaagatcaaatcaagagtAATGATGGTCTGTCAGCTGAAAGGTCCATCAATCTGTTCTTGTGTCTGTCTGAAGTGAATGATCAGACTCTGTACAGAGAGATTGAAGAGTTTGTGAGATCAGACAAACACTCAGAGAAGAAACTCTCTGCTGCTCACTGTTCAGCAATAGTCTACATGCTTCAGATGTCAGAGGAGGTGATGGATGAGTTTGATCTGAagaaatacaacacaacacaggagGGCAGAAGAAGACTCACACCAGCTGTCAACAACTGCACAAGAGCTCT CCTTGCTGATTGTAATCTCAATGATCGATCCTGTGAAATCGTCGCTTCAGCTCTTGAATCATTAAACTCACCCTTGAGAGAGCTTGAtgtgagtaacaatgatcttcaggattcaggagtgaagctgatctctgatacTCTCAAGAACACAAACTGTCATCTACAGATACTGAG GTTATCAGGTTGTATGGTGACAGATGAAGGATGTTGTTAtttggcttcagctctgagttCAAACCCGTCACACCTGAGAGAACTCGACCTGAGCTACAATCACCCACAACACTCAACACTTCAGCTGCTCGCTTATCAAGATGATCCAAACTACACACTCAACAATCTCAA TTTGGATCATGGAGGACACTTCAGGATCATACCAGGACTGAGAAAAT ATGTCTgcgatctcacactggatcccAACACGGCCAACGTTCGTCTGGTTCTGTCTGAAGAGAACATGAAGATCATGTATGTTAAAGAACCACAGTCGTATCCCGATCATCCGGAGAGATTTGAGCACTTTGAGCAGATTCTGTGTAGAGAAGGTCTGACcggacgctgttactgggaggtgGACTGGACGGGATATGCTGATGTATCTGTGACATATAAAGGAATCGgcaggagaggaggaggagatgaCTGTCGATTTGGATGGAATGCAAACTCCTGGAGTCTCTTTTGCACAGCTGATATATTTAGCGTGTggcacaataataaaaacatttacatatctGCTCCTTCACCTCCATCTAATAGAGTAGGAGTGTATCTGGACTGGCAGGCTGGTGctctgtccttctacagcgtctctgacacacacacactcacacacttacacacattcaacacaacatTCACTCAACCGCTATATGCTGGATTTAGATTATTTCCTAAATCATCTGTGACTCTGTGTCAAATTGAACAACCTACAGTGAGGAACATCTGA
- the LOC130435654 gene encoding NACHT, LRR and PYD domains-containing protein 3-like, which translates to MEGSNSTWTESDLLEETEDLKRIYTQLYIIEGESEGVNEEHEVLHMEKKPRRTQDLQDTPIYCNDIFKAQSHQRDKIKSVLTKGIAGIGKTVSVHKFILDWAEGTANQDVDFMFLLPFRELNLIREHRYSLHKLLLDFHPELQDVDSKIYEECKVVFIFDGLDESRMTLMFSDSEKVSDVTDTSSVAVLMSNLMKGDLLPSALIWITSRPASANQIPSKYITRVTEIQGFSDAQKEEYFRKRISDEHQASRIMSHIRRARSLHIMCHIPVFCWISSTVLQKILTQDHSEKIPKTLSEMYIHFLLIQMKMKNEKYDPERDPEINREVIVKLAEVAFKQLMKGNVMFYEEDLRECGIDITDASLYSGICTEIFKEESVIHQRKIYSFIHLSLQEFLAAFYLFYYYVIKITDTLQFFDVVHTLHKEAADKALESETGHLDLFLRFLLGISLESNQRLLHDLLTHTLDTSQTIKRITQYIKDQIKSNDGLSAERSINLFLCLSEVNDQTLYREIEGFVRSDKHSEKKLSAAHCSAIVYMLQMSEEVMDEFDLKKYNTTQEGRRRLTPAVNNCTRALLADCNLNDQSCKIISSALQSSDSPLRELDVSNNDLQDSGVKLISDALKNTNCQLQILRLSGCMLTDEGCCYLASALSSNPSHLRELDLSYNHPQHSTLQLLAYQNDPNYTLNKLNLDHGGHFRITPGLRKYVCDLKLDPNTANVCLVLSEENMKIMYVKDPQPYLDHPDRFEHFEQILCGESLTGRCYWEVDWTGYADVSVTYKGIGRRGGGDDCRFGWNANSWSLFCTADIFSVWHNNKNIYISAPSPPSNRVGVYLDCPAGTLSFYSVSDTHTLTHLHTFNTTFTEPLYAGFRLFPKSSVTLCQIEQPTVRNI; encoded by the exons ATGGAAGGATCCAATTCTACCTGGACAGAATCAGACCTGCTGGAGGAGACTGAAGACCTGAAGAGAATTTACACACAGCTGTACATcatagagggagagagtgaaggaGTGAATGAAGAACATGAGGTTTTACACATGGAGAAAAAGCCCAGAAGAACACAAGACTTACAAGACACTCCAATCTActgcaatgacatctttaaagctCAATCACATCAAAGAGACAAAATCAAGAGTGTTCTTACTAAAGGCATcgctggaattggaaaaacagtctctgtgcacaAGTTCATTCTGGATTGGGCCGAGGGAACAGCCAATCAGGACGTAGATTTCATGTTCCTGCTTCCGTTTCGAGAGTTGAACTTGATTCGAGAGCATCGCTACAGTCTTCACAAACTTCTGCTGGACTTTCATCCTGAACTTCAAGATGTGGACTCAAAGATTTATGAGGAGTGTAAAGTtgtgttcatctttgatggtctggatgAAAGCAGAATGACTCTGATGTTTTCAGACAGTGAGAAAGTTTCTGATGTGACGGACACTTCATCAGTGGCTGTGTTGATGTCAAACCTCATGAAAGGAGATCTGCTtccctctgctctcatctggatcacctccagaccagcaTCTGCCAATCAGATCCCCTCCAAATACATCACgcgtgtgacagaaatccaGGGATTCAGCGACGCTCAGAAGGAGGAATatttcaggaagagaatcaGCGACGAGCATCAAGCCAGCAGAATCATGTCGCACATTAGAAGAGCGAGAAGCCtccacatcatgtgtcacataccAGTCTTCTGTTGGATCTCATCCACTGTGCTTCAGAAGATCCTGACACAAGATCACAGTGAAAAAATCCCCAAAACTCTGAGTGAAATGTACATCCACTTCCTGCTGAttcagatgaagatgaagaatgAGAAGTATGATCCAGAGAGAGATCCAGAGATCAACAGAGAAGTGATtgtgaaactggctgaagtGGCTTTCAAACAGCTGATGAAGGGCAATGTGATGTTCTATGAGGAGGATCTGAGAGAGTGTGGGATAGACATCACTGACGCCTCGCTGTATTCTGGCATCTGTACTGAGATCTTTAAGGAGGAATCTGTCATTCATCAGAGGAAGATCTACAGCTTCATACATCTCAGTCTTCAGGAGTTCCTCGCTGCGTTCTACCTGTTTTACTATTATGTTATCAAAATTACAGACACTTTACAGTTTTTTGATGTAGTTCACACTTTGCATAAAGAAGCAGCAGATAAAGCTCTTGAGAGTGAAACTGGTCATCTGGATCTTTTCTTGAGATTTCTGTTGGGCATCTCACTGGAGTCCAATCAGAGACTCTTACATGAtctactgacacacacactggaCACATCACAAACCATCAAAAGAATCACACAGTACATtaaagatcaaatcaagagtAATGATGGTCTGTCAGCTGAAAGATCCATCAATCTGTTCTTGTGTCTGTCTGAAGTGAATGATCAGACTCTGTACAGAGAGATTGAGGGGTTTGTGAGATCAGACAAACACTCAGAGAAGAAACTCTCTGCTGCTCACTGTTCAGCAATAGTCTACATGCTTCAGATGTCAGAGGAGGTGATGGATGAGTTTGATCTGAagaaatacaacacaacacaggagGGCAGAAGAAGACTCACACCAGCTGTCAACAACTGCACAAGAGCTCT ACTTGCTGATTGTAATCTCAATGATCAATCCTGTAAAATCATCTCTTCAGCTCTTCAATCTTCAGATTCTCCTCTGAGAGAGCTTGAtgtgagtaacaatgatcttcaggattcaggagtgaagctgatctctgatgctctcaagaaCACAAACTGTCAACTACAGATACTGAG GTTATCAGGTTGTATGTTGACGGATGAAGGATGTTGTTAtttggcttcagctctgagttCAAACCCGTCACACCTGAGAGAACTCGACCTGAGCTACAATCACCCACAACACTCAACACTTCAGCTGCTCGCTTATCAAAATGATCCAAACTACACACTCAACAAACTCAA TTTGGATCATGGAGGACACTTCAGGATCACACCAGGACTGAGAAAAT ATGTCTGCGATCTCAAACTGGATCCCAACACGGCAAACGTTTGTCTGGTTCTGTCTGAAGAGAACATGAAGATCATGTATGTTAAAGACCCACAGCCATACCTGGATCATCCAGATAGATTTGAGCACTTTGAGCAGATTCTGTGTGGAGAGAGTCTGACcggacgctgttactgggaggtgGACTGGACGGGATATGCTGATGTATCTGTGACATATAAAGGAATCGgcaggagaggaggaggagatgaCTGTCGATTTGGATGGAATGCAAACTCCTGGAGTCTCTTTTGCACAGCTGATATATTTAGCGTGTggcacaataataaaaacatttacatatctGCTCCTTCACCTCCATCTAATAGAGTAGGAGTGTATCTGGACTGTCCGGCCGGCACtttgtccttctacagcgtctctgacacacacacactcacacacttgcacacattcaacacaacattcactgaACCTCTGTATGCTGGATTTAGATTATTTCCTAAATCATCTGTGACTCTGTGTCAAATTGAACAACCTACAGTGAGGAACATCTGA
- the LOC130437345 gene encoding gastrula zinc finger protein XlCGF57.1-like, protein MLDIDDFITEICQLKKEVKLLEEKLRTRGDELNTEDVSRVLSGQSSVCVSDGSYTECMDSVWSSRNLITTQPLLDKLSEQKARHTQDSELSLTLLCYTDTNPTDAQDTVCDSNHTLNQDESTDQTSTESLDSVCNAGEQQILNTRPLNMCFVKLMDCRKLMEMETQTTVGSKEEQIDEDDKHDDFIPSDESGDSCGDGETASTSKQRLTAQTLSCITCGKTFSSQRRLETHERKHTEQKLFTCTRCDISFPTLQEKKLHSQEHRDKKHFHCQQCEKNFVSSSSLKRHMRTHTGEKPFHCSECDKYFSTKGNLAVHQRIHTGEKMYEKKHFHCEQCGKNFFSTSNMGAHIKTHTGEKPFHCSECDKYFSTKGNLVMHQRIHTGEKPYKCPHCDWRFNHKNLLKKHMRVHTDERPYQCSECGKTFKSLASLKSHQRTHSNEKLYQCSHCDKRFRQKCQMITHMRTHTGEKPYLCSHCGKRFIDSNSLNGHVRIHTGEKPYHCSVCGKSFTRQDTLAKHKRTHTSERLYKCSQCDKTFARRDVLKTHERVHTGEKPYHCSICGERFTYLGSFNSHQKKHAEEQTALESS, encoded by the exons atgctggatattgatgatttcatcacagaaatctgtcagctgaagaaagaggtgaagttactggaggaaaagctgaggacaagaggagatgaactcaacacagag GATGTGTCGAGGGTTTTGTCGGGTCAAtcttcagtgtgtgtgagtgacgGGAGCTACACAGAATGTATGGATTCAGTGTGGAGCAGCAGAAATCTGATCACAACACAACCACTGCTGGACAAGCTCTCTGAACAGAAGGCCAGACACACACAGGACTCAGAGCTCAGCCTCACTTTACTCTGTTATACTGACacaaaccccacagacgctcaggacactgtgtgtgacagtaatcacaccttgaatcaggatgaatctactgatcaaacctccacagagtctctggattctgtctgtaacgctggagaacagcagatcctgAACACCAGACCACTGAACATGTGTTTTGTCAAACTGATGGACTGCAGGAAACTGATGGAGATGGAAACACAAACTACAGTAGGAAGTAAGGAAGAACAGATTGATGAAGATGATAAACATGATGATTTTATTCCTTCAG atgagagcggtgattcatgtggtgatggagaaacggcctctacatcaaaacagcgactgacagcacaaactctttcctgcatcacctgtggaaagacattcagttcacagagacgtttagagacacatgagagaaaacacacagaacagaaactcttcacctgcaccagatgtgacatcagctttcctaccttacaagagaagaaacttcattcacaagagcacagagacaagaaacactttcactGTCAGCAGTGCGAGAAGAATTTTGTTTCCTCTTCTAGTCTGAAACGTCACATGAGGacacacactggagaaaaacctttccactgcagtgaatgtgacaaatatttcagCACCAAAGGAAATCTTGCTgttcatcagagaattcacacgGGAGAAAAAATGTACGAGAAGAAACACTTTCACTGTGAGCAGTGTGggaagaattttttttcaacttctaATATGGGAGCCCACATAAAGACACACACGGGagaaaaacctttccactgcagtgaatgtgacaaatatttcagCACCAAAGGAAATCTTGTTATgcatcagagaattcacacgGGAGAAAAACCGTACAAGTGTCCTCACTGTGATTGGAGATTCAACCACAAAAATCTTCTGAAGAAACACATGCGTGTACACACAGATGAGAGACCGTATcagtgcagtgaatgtggaaaaaccttTAAGAGTTTAGCATCTTTAAAGTCCCACCAAAGAACTCACTCTAATGAGAAACTCTATCAGTGTTCACACTGTGATAAACGCTTCCGTCAGAAATGTCAGATGATAACTCATatgagaactcacactggagagaaaccttatctctgctctcactgtggaaagagattTATTGATTCAAATAGTTTAAATGGTCAtgtgagaattcacactggagagaaaccttatcactgcagtgtttgtggaaagagtttcactcGACAGGATACTTTAGCGAAACACAAGAGAACTCATACAAGTGAAAGACTTTAtaaatgttctcagtgtgacaagacGTTTGCTCGACGAGATGTCCTTAAAACCCatgagagagttcacactggagagaaaccttatcactgcTCCATCTGTGGAGAGAGATTCACTTATTTAGGAAGTTTTAATTCTCATCAGAAGAAACatgctgaagaacaaactgCACTGGAATCATCATAG
- the LOC130437005 gene encoding NLR family CARD domain-containing protein 3-like isoform X2: protein MEGTSSSFSTHSWRKSDLQEETEDVKQDCLDESVDDVLQRVKEKHKSIMKNKYENLFEGIKAQENQTLLKRIYTQLYIIEGESEGVNEEHEVLHMEKKPRRTQDLQDSPIYCNDIFKAQSHQREKIKSVLTKGIAGIGKTVSVHKFILDWAEGTANQDVDFMFLLPFRELNLIGEHRYSLHKLLLDFHPELQDVDSKIYEECKVVFIFDGLDESRMTLMFSDSEKVSDVTDTSSVAVLMSNLMKGDLLPSALIWITSRPAAANQIPSKYITLVTEIQGFNDAQKEEYFRKRISDEHQASRIMSHIRRARSLHIMCHIPVFCWISSTVLQKILTQDHSEEIPKTLSEMYIHFLLIQMKMKNEKYDPERDPEINREVIVKLAEVAFEQLMKGNVMFYEEDLRECGIDITDASLYSGICTEIFKEESVIHQRKIYSFIHLSLQEFLAAFYVFYYYVIKITDTLQFFDVVHTLHKEAADKALESETGHLDLFLRFLLGISLESNQRLLQDLLTQTLDTSQAIKKTTQYFKDQIKSNDGLSAERSINLFLCLSEVNDQTLYREIEEFVRSDKHSEKKLSAAHCSAIVYMLQMSEEVMDEFDLKKYNTTQEGRRRLTPAVNNCTRALLADCNLNDRSCEIVASALESLNSPLRELDVSNNDLQDSGVKLISDTLKNTNCHLQILRLSGCMVTDEGCCYLASALSSNPSHLRELDLSYNHPQHSTLQLLAYQDDPNYTLNNLKCLRSHTGSQHGQRSSGSV, encoded by the exons ATGGAAGGAACCAGTTCCTCTTTTTCCACTCACAGCTGGAGAAAATCAGACCTGCAGGAGGAGACTGAAGACGTGAAGCAGGATTGTCTTGATGAATCAGTGGATGATGTTCTGCAGAgagtgaaagaaaaacacaaaagcatcatGAAGAACAAGTATGAGAATTTATTTGAAGGAATCAAAGCACAGGAGAATCAAACGCTCCTGAAGAGAATTTACACACAGCTGTACATcatagagggagagagtgaaggaGTGAATGAAGAACATGAGGTTTTACACATGGAGAAAAAGCCCAGAAGAACACAAGACTTACAAGACTCTCCAATCTActgcaatgacatctttaaagctCAATCACATCAAAGAGAAAAAATCAAGAGTGTTCTTACTAAAGGCATcgctggaattggaaaaacagtctctgtgcacaAGTTCATTCTGGATTGGGCCGAGGGAACAGCCAATCAGGACGTAGATTTCATGTTCCTGCTTCCGTTTCGAGAGCTGAACTTGATTGGAGAGCATCGCTACAGTCTTCACAAACTTCTGCTGGACTTTCATCCTGAACTTCAAGATGTGGACTCAAAGATTTATGAGGAGTGTAAAGTtgtgttcatctttgatggtctggatgAAAGCAGAATGACTCTGATGTTTTCAGACAGTGAGAAAGTTTCTGATGTGACTGACACTTCATCAGTGGCTGTGTTGATGTCAAACCTCATGAAAGGAGATCTGCTtccctctgctctcatctggatcacctccagaccagcagcagccaatcagatcccCTCCAAATACATCACGCTTGTGACAGAAATCCAGGGATTCAACGACGCTCAGAAGGAGGAATatttcaggaagagaatcaGCGACGAGCATCAAGCCAGCAGAATCATGTCACACATTAGAAGAGCGAGAAGCCtccacatcatgtgtcacataccAGTCTTCTGTTGGATCTCATCCACTGTGCTTCAGAAGATCCTGACACAAGATCACAGTGAAGAAATCCCCAAAACTCTGAGTGAAATGTACATCCACTTCCTGCTGAttcagatgaagatgaagaatgAGAAGTATGATCCAGAAAGAGATCCAGAGATCAACAGAGAAGTGATTGTGAAACTAGCTGAAGTGGCTTTCGAACAGCTGATGAAGGGCAATGTGATGTTCTATGAGGAGGATCTGAGAGAGTGTGGGATAGACATCACTGACGCCTCGCTGTATTCTGGCATCTGTACTGAGATCTTTAAGGAGGAATCTGTCATTCATCAGAGGAAGATCTACAGCTTCATACATCTCAGTCTTCAGGAGTTCCTCGCTGCGTTCTACGTGTTTTACTATTATGTTATCAAAATTACAGACACTTTACAGTTTTTTGATGTAGTTCACACTTTGCATAAAGAAGCAGCAGATAAAGCTCTTGAGAGTGAAACTGGTCATCTGGATCTTTTCTTGAGATTTCTGTTGGGCATCTCACTGGAGTCCAATCAGAGACTCTTACAGGATCTACTGACACAAACACTGGACACATCACAAGCCATCAAGAAAACCACACAGTACTTtaaagatcaaatcaagagtAATGATGGTCTGTCAGCTGAAAGGTCCATCAATCTGTTCTTGTGTCTGTCTGAAGTGAATGATCAGACTCTGTACAGAGAGATTGAAGAGTTTGTGAGATCAGACAAACACTCAGAGAAGAAACTCTCTGCTGCTCACTGTTCAGCAATAGTCTACATGCTTCAGATGTCAGAGGAGGTGATGGATGAGTTTGATCTGAagaaatacaacacaacacaggagGGCAGAAGAAGACTCACACCAGCTGTCAACAACTGCACAAGAGCTCT CCTTGCTGATTGTAATCTCAATGATCGATCCTGTGAAATCGTCGCTTCAGCTCTTGAATCATTAAACTCACCCTTGAGAGAGCTTGAtgtgagtaacaatgatcttcaggattcaggagtgaagctgatctctgatacTCTCAAGAACACAAACTGTCATCTACAGATACTGAG GTTATCAGGTTGTATGGTGACAGATGAAGGATGTTGTTAtttggcttcagctctgagttCAAACCCGTCACACCTGAGAGAACTCGACCTGAGCTACAATCACCCACAACACTCAACACTTCAGCTGCTCGCTTATCAAGATGATCCAAACTACACACTCAACAATCTCAA ATGTCTgcgatctcacactggatcccAACACGGCCAACGTTCGTCTGGTTCTGTCTGA